From the Armatimonadota bacterium genome, one window contains:
- a CDS encoding zf-HC2 domain-containing protein — protein sequence MKHQPCESMIELLSLYIDQMTNPNETAEAEAHLEQCEGCRETVAAWRGFSAAIAQTEEALPPSDLRDRVLAATTRKPVRAWFLRPAWLAAPALAATLALYAILTNPGPVPIDKGPVVSSVMEERTLPLAETPVVVADAPNSGFTEDAAPRAFNRTANAKPIPNTPIARRNAPIVSVPTEEPIEVSEGPREPTLDDRVMVSFLDEAVYEEPEAPPVKLANLLPEPETTLKDDLAGLMKAQLAKDQDRLVDLRQRNVAKRRIGIPIATIRF from the coding sequence CAACGAGACGGCTGAGGCAGAGGCCCACCTTGAGCAGTGCGAGGGCTGTCGAGAGACAGTCGCCGCCTGGCGCGGGTTTTCTGCAGCCATAGCGCAGACCGAAGAGGCATTGCCGCCGTCCGATCTGAGAGACCGCGTTTTGGCCGCTACGACCCGCAAACCTGTCCGTGCCTGGTTTTTGAGGCCGGCTTGGCTCGCGGCGCCCGCGCTGGCAGCGACGCTAGCGCTCTACGCCATCCTGACCAACCCGGGGCCAGTTCCAATCGATAAGGGTCCGGTCGTCTCGTCGGTAATGGAAGAGCGAACATTGCCCCTGGCCGAGACGCCGGTCGTGGTCGCTGATGCTCCGAACAGCGGCTTTACCGAAGACGCTGCTCCAAGGGCGTTCAATCGGACCGCCAATGCCAAACCGATTCCCAACACACCGATTGCGCGACGCAATGCGCCCATCGTCAGCGTGCCAACGGAAGAACCCATCGAGGTCTCTGAAGGGCCGCGGGAGCCAACGCTGGACGATCGGGTAATGGTCTCTTTCTTGGATGAAGCAGTCTATGAAGAACCCGAGGCGCCGCCCGTCAAATTGGCCAATCTGCTGCCGGAGCCGGAAACAACCCTGAAGGACGATCTGGCCGGACTGATGAAGGCGCAACTGGCAAAAGATCAAGACCGATTAGTCGACCTGAGACAGCGGAATGTGGCCAAACGAAGGATCGGCATTCCCATCGCGACCATTCGCTTCTAA
- a CDS encoding proline dehydrogenase family protein has product MLSRTIILRLADRPRIRNWFSRSRLTQSLIRRFIAGEDVSEAIAVAQDLEANGFEVSLDHLGENVRDAAEARRALEDYIHLVDEIGRAGIDSTISIKLTQLGLDVDQALCQDQLLGLIEAATERNIFVWIDMESSDYTDRTLDLFESAYAQSRQVGTVLQTYLYRTSEDLDRLLGLGARIRLVKGAYLEPATVAYRRKSEVDENYVALMHRLIEQGNLPALATHDPKLIASAKAQLEALKRDKRSIEFQMLYGISRETQTKLVSEGYRTLIYVPYGDQWYPYFVRRLAERPANLYFVLKNLLRR; this is encoded by the coding sequence ATGCTCAGTCGAACGATCATCCTCCGATTGGCAGACCGCCCCCGAATTCGCAACTGGTTTTCGCGCAGCCGCCTGACGCAAAGCCTTATTCGCCGCTTCATTGCGGGCGAGGACGTTTCCGAAGCCATCGCTGTCGCGCAGGATCTTGAGGCCAACGGCTTTGAGGTCTCTCTTGATCATCTGGGCGAGAACGTGCGCGATGCGGCAGAAGCCCGTCGGGCGCTGGAAGACTACATCCACTTAGTCGACGAGATCGGTCGCGCAGGCATCGACTCAACCATCAGCATCAAGCTGACCCAGCTCGGCCTCGATGTCGATCAAGCTCTCTGCCAAGATCAACTCTTAGGTTTAATCGAGGCTGCGACCGAGAGAAACATCTTTGTCTGGATCGATATGGAAAGCAGCGACTACACCGACCGGACGTTAGACCTCTTTGAGTCCGCCTATGCGCAGAGCAGACAGGTCGGCACGGTGCTTCAAACTTATCTCTACCGAACTTCCGAAGATCTGGACCGGCTGCTCGGGCTCGGCGCGCGCATTCGCTTGGTCAAAGGCGCCTATCTCGAGCCGGCGACAGTCGCCTATCGGCGAAAGTCAGAGGTAGACGAGAACTACGTTGCCTTGATGCACCGCCTGATCGAACAAGGCAATTTGCCCGCGCTCGCCACCCACGACCCCAAGCTGATCGCCTCGGCCAAAGCTCAATTAGAGGCGTTGAAGCGCGACAAGAGGAGCATCGAGTTCCAAATGCTGTACGGCATCAGCCGAGAGACGCAGACTAAACTAGTATCGGAAGGCTATCGCACGCTGATCTATGTGCCGTATGGCGACCAATGGTATCCCTACTTCGTCCGCCGCCTGGCCGAACGCCCTGCCAATCTCTACTTCGTTCTCAAGAACCTGCTTCGGCGCTAA